A genomic window from Sanguibacter antarcticus includes:
- a CDS encoding glycerol-3-phosphate dehydrogenase/oxidase gives MSNSGTTSRLTPQSRAQSLDALRASADGEPFDVLVIGGGVTGAGIALDSVTRGLTTAIVEGQDWAAGTSSRSSKLVHGGLRYLQMLDFHLVHEALTERDLLITKLAPHLVKPVSFLYPLEHRIWERGYVGAGVMLYDTLASLAPGKRALPFHKHVTRKGMSRLFPDLRHDAAVGAVRYWDASVDDARLVSTLVRTAASYGAHAASRTQAVELTKDPSGRVDGAVLKDLETGEELRVKARNVINATGVWTEETEALAGGTGGLRVLASKGVHIVVPRERIRGTAGLILQTEKSVLFVIPWSRYWVIGTTDTPWTQELQHPVATAADIDYVLEHANAVLADPLTRDDIIGTWAGLRPLLQPGTKEGTSSAKVSREHTVASPTPGLTVIAGGKLTTYRVMAEDAVDFALGEGAKARPSITAKVPLLGAVGLDVQQNWGRRHAATYGWTPALVDHLLHRYGSLLSDIVELCETDPGMATPLEHAPAYLRAEIAYAVSHEGVLHLEDILLHRTRLNYEVADRGLGALEEISRIAADGLGWDEQTRLAEVAAYTERARAEEQAELAPDDASAEQARLSATDVAPLTELSGHVDGGLKPGSPTGSRGAAGPAGT, from the coding sequence ATGTCCAACTCCGGAACAACTTCCAGGCTCACTCCGCAGTCCCGAGCACAGTCGCTCGACGCCCTGCGTGCCAGTGCCGACGGCGAGCCGTTCGACGTCCTCGTCATCGGCGGCGGCGTCACCGGTGCAGGCATCGCGCTCGATTCCGTGACCCGAGGGCTGACGACCGCCATCGTCGAAGGACAGGACTGGGCCGCAGGCACCTCGAGCCGGTCGAGCAAGCTCGTCCACGGCGGGCTGCGCTACCTCCAGATGCTCGACTTCCACCTCGTCCACGAGGCCCTCACCGAACGCGACCTGCTCATCACCAAGCTCGCACCCCACCTCGTCAAGCCGGTGTCCTTCCTCTATCCGCTCGAGCACCGGATCTGGGAGCGCGGGTACGTCGGTGCCGGCGTCATGCTCTACGACACACTCGCCAGCCTCGCCCCCGGCAAGCGCGCGCTGCCGTTCCACAAGCACGTGACACGCAAGGGCATGAGCCGGCTGTTCCCCGACCTGCGGCACGACGCAGCCGTCGGCGCCGTCCGCTACTGGGACGCGTCCGTCGACGATGCCCGCCTCGTCTCCACCCTCGTGCGCACCGCAGCGTCCTACGGAGCGCACGCAGCAAGCCGCACCCAGGCCGTCGAGCTCACCAAGGACCCCAGCGGACGCGTCGACGGCGCCGTCCTCAAGGACCTCGAGACCGGCGAGGAGCTGCGGGTCAAGGCCCGCAACGTCATCAACGCCACCGGCGTCTGGACCGAGGAGACCGAAGCACTCGCAGGCGGCACAGGCGGGCTGCGCGTCCTCGCGTCCAAGGGCGTGCACATCGTCGTCCCCCGCGAGCGCATCCGCGGCACAGCCGGCCTGATCCTCCAGACCGAGAAGAGCGTCCTGTTCGTCATCCCGTGGTCCCGCTACTGGGTCATCGGCACGACGGACACCCCCTGGACCCAAGAGCTCCAGCACCCGGTCGCGACCGCAGCCGACATCGACTACGTGCTCGAGCACGCGAACGCGGTCCTCGCCGACCCGCTCACCCGTGACGACATCATCGGCACGTGGGCCGGTCTGCGGCCGCTCCTGCAGCCGGGGACCAAGGAAGGCACGTCGTCGGCCAAGGTCTCCCGCGAGCACACCGTCGCGTCCCCCACGCCCGGGCTCACCGTCATCGCCGGTGGGAAGCTCACGACGTACCGCGTCATGGCCGAGGACGCCGTCGACTTCGCGCTCGGCGAGGGCGCCAAGGCCCGCCCGTCGATCACGGCGAAGGTTCCTCTGCTCGGTGCGGTCGGTCTCGACGTGCAGCAGAACTGGGGCCGCCGGCACGCCGCGACGTACGGCTGGACCCCGGCGCTCGTCGACCACCTGCTGCACCGGTACGGCTCGCTGCTCTCCGACATCGTCGAGCTCTGCGAGACCGACCCGGGCATGGCGACGCCGCTCGAGCACGCGCCCGCTTACCTCCGTGCCGAGATCGCGTACGCGGTGAGCCACGAGGGAGTCCTTCACCTCGAAGACATCCTCCTGCACCGCACCCGGCTCAACTACGAGGTCGCGGACCGCGGGCTGGGAGCCCTCGAGGAGATCTCCCGCATCGCGGCAGACGGTCTCGGGTGGGACGAGCAGACCCGGCTCGCCGAGGTCGCCGCGTACACCGAGCGGGCACGAGCCGAGGAGCAGGCCGAGCTCGCTCCGGACGACGCGTCGGCGGAGCAGGCACGCCTGTCGGCCACCGACGTCGCACCGCTCACCGAGCTCTCCGGCCATGTCGACGGAGGCCTCAAGCCAGGCTCGCCGACCGGGTCCCGCGGCGCGGCAGGTCCCGCAGGGACCTGA
- a CDS encoding MIP/aquaporin family protein, producing MDVSIGQVFISEVVGTAILLLLGVGVVANVVLPKNKGFASGWIVISFGWGLAVFAGVYAAWRSGAHLNPAVTFGIIANGQDEFVPGIAVNAVNTLVYLGGEMLGAFIGAVLAFAAYKKHFDEEAPAADKLAVFATGPAIRSIGWNFVTEVIGTFVLVFVILQFGNTPTEIGPLAVALLVVAIGLSLGGPTGYAINPARDLGPRIAHALLPIKGKGSSDWSYSWVPVVAPIVGGVLAGLTATALA from the coding sequence ATGGACGTCTCCATTGGCCAAGTCTTCATCTCAGAAGTCGTCGGCACCGCGATCCTCCTCCTCCTCGGCGTCGGCGTCGTCGCCAACGTCGTCCTCCCCAAGAACAAAGGCTTTGCGAGCGGATGGATCGTCATCTCGTTCGGCTGGGGCCTTGCGGTCTTCGCCGGTGTCTACGCCGCGTGGCGCTCGGGAGCGCACCTCAACCCGGCCGTGACCTTCGGCATCATCGCCAACGGTCAGGACGAGTTCGTCCCCGGGATCGCGGTCAACGCCGTCAACACCCTCGTCTACCTCGGCGGCGAGATGCTCGGAGCCTTCATCGGCGCCGTGCTGGCCTTCGCGGCCTACAAGAAGCACTTCGACGAGGAGGCTCCTGCCGCTGACAAGCTTGCGGTCTTCGCCACCGGACCAGCGATCCGCTCCATCGGCTGGAACTTCGTCACCGAGGTCATCGGTACGTTCGTCCTCGTCTTCGTCATCCTCCAGTTCGGCAACACCCCCACCGAGATCGGACCGCTCGCCGTCGCGCTCCTCGTGGTCGCGATCGGCCTGAGCCTCGGCGGACCCACGGGGTACGCGATCAACCCAGCACGTGACCTCGGCCCCCGCATCGCCCACGCCCTCCTGCCCATCAAGGGCAAGGGAAGCAGCGACTGGTCCTACTCTTGGGTCCCCGTCGTCGCCCCCATCGTCGGTGGTGTCCTCGCCGGGCTCACCGCGACCGCTCTCGCCTGA